The segment CCTGGAGCGTCAATTCCGTTTGCCATATCTGGGGCAGCCGGCCTTATCCGGTAGATCGCAGCACCAACAACGTGCTGTTTGGCATTCTAGCCATGGGCGAAGGCTGGCATAATAACCACCACGCATTCCCCACCTCGGCCCGTCACGGCCTGCGTTGGTGGCAGTTTGATGCGAGTTACATTTTCATCCGCGGGTTGCAGTTGGTTGGCTTAGCCTGGAAAATCCGAGTGCCTTCGGAAAGTACACTGGCCAAACACGAGGCTTGATTGCATATCGTTCATGGTCACACCCACCCCCACAAATCTGAGAATAATTTCACAAACTGGCCGCAAGATTGTCGATGCCCGCTTCTTCAGTCGTGAAGGGGTGCTCTGGTTACTCGCTGCCTTCGGATTTCTCGTTGTCGGTGTGGTAAAAAGCATTAATCTGGTCATTTTGCTCAGTTATGTCATGCTGGGAATCTGGCTGCTGAATCTGGTTCAGGCTGGCAGGTCACTGCATGGAATTCGAGCCATTCGGCGGGCAATCCCACCACTATTTGCTGGTGAAGTGGGGGAATGGGAAATCCTCCTCACCCGCCAAGGCACCACACGGGGCGATTTTCTGGTGGTAGAGAGCTACGGTGGAGTCTCTAGTGCCTGGTGGATCAGTGGCCTCTCACCTGGAATGAACTACACATTAGCAGTGCGTGCTCGCTTTTCGCGTCGTGGGCGATATCTGATTGTGCCGATGCTTGCGATGGATGGCTCGCCGTTTGGACTGGTTCGTCGAAGTAATGTCGTTGCCGAAGGTGATGAAATTATTGTGTTCCCCAGACCAGCAACCGTCGATCTGGATCGATTGCGGGGCCTTCTTCGCTGGACCTGGGCCAGAACTGATGATGAACGGCACCAGGTACGCCGGATGATGGAAACCGGCCTGGAAATTCATGGTTTGCGGGAATATCGCACCGGCGATGGTTACCGCAAAATCGACTGGAAAGCTACCGCACGCACCAACAAACTGATTGTTCGTGAGTTTGAAGAATCCACACCGTCACGGATTCTGCTGATCATTGAACCGTATCTGCAATTGCCCGCAGAACAGCCCGCACTCGAGCAGTTGGAATCCCTGTTTTCTGTGGCTGCGGGACTGACTTACGAGTGGCGTCGGCCTGTTGGTGGGGCACTTTCGTTGATCATTGCAGGAGAAAAACCTGTAACGATTGATGGCCCTCCTGGGCCCGGGATGATCCCACATATGTTGCGGGCTATGGCCCTTGAAAAAGGTGGGCCTGCAGGCGATATCACATCGGCATTGATGGAACTCTCACGCGGTGCATTGAAATCACCCGTGTTGGTGCTGACCACGCATCCTCAAAGCCCCACTGCAGCTGCGGCACAGGCATTGCTTGGCCGAACCGTCACCGTATTGACGATCGATGCCCAATCGGATTGGTTTGAGCTTTCGAAAGAATAGCAGAAACACTTATCCCTGGCTTGTTGAATTTGAGTGCTCCTTCATCTTTTAGTGCGTATTCTGGTGAAAACACTTCAGTCTTTTGTTGCAATTTCAAATGAACTCGAAAGAAAATCATGGCTGCGTATAACAGCAGAGCGATTCCTCACCCAGTTCGGGTGTGACTCCATGGAAATAATGAAATGAAAGCGGAACGATATTTTTATCTCGGTGCGGGCATTCTAATGTTCGTACTGATGTTGATTGGCTTTCAATCCTTTTATCTGGATGGTAAAGCATACCCAGGTAGGGAAATACCACCGCCAATCCGAACGCTGGTTTACATCCATGGGATATCCATGACTGCCTGGATGATTCTGTACTGCCTTCAATCTACGTTGATTATCACTCGTTACCACCGCACCCACATGTTCATTGGGCGGTTGGCTGCTCTCTCCGCAACCGCAATTACCATTACTGGTTTGATGTTAGCGGTCCGGTCAACCAGCATAATGCCACCTGGTTTCGCACTGTGGGGACTTTCTGGCAAAGAGTTCATGGCTGTTCCTTTTTTGGGCATTCTGTTGTTCGCAGCAATGGTGGGTGCAGGTATCTGGTTTCGTCGAAAACCCAAAATTCACCGTCCGATGATGCTGTTTGCTACCTTAAATGCACTCAGTGCAGCATTGGCACGGATTGATGCGTTTAGCCGCACTTACCAGGGTACAACTTGGGAGCGAATTTTTGGGCCATTTCTGCTGACCATCCTCATCGGTGCGGCATTGGTACTGCTCCGCATGCTGGTGACGAGAAAGTTCGATAAGTGGTTCACCATCTCATTTGCAATTATGGCGCTGGCACTTCTACTGACCATTGTGGTCGCACGCACAGCTCTGTGGGTTAAGTTTGTTGATCTGCTGATATCCTAAGCAAGTATTCTTAAGGATGGCTTGTTTAATATACAAAGGTATACTATTTTAACCGTTTGACCTTGATCTCTTCTGCAGATCGGGTATTTCCGCCACCAATTATCGACAAATATGTACCCACCCTGGGTGACATGGAGGCGGCACAACGTGGGAAATCTACGATCTACTCGACTGCATTTAGAAAATCTGGAAAGTCGCGAAACACCCGCTGATTTGCGGTACGCACTGGCAATTCCAGACATTGGGATTGTGGGAACACCCCGCGTGGCTGCTGATCCATTGGGCAATCTGTATGTATCCGGCACTTTTCAGGGTTCGGTAAACCTTAACCCCGCTGGTGGGCGCTATGTTCTGCTCAGCAATGGTGGCACCGATGCTTTTGCAGCAAAATATAGCCCTCAGGGCCAACTGATCTGGGCCAGATCCTTTGGTGGGGCAGGTGATGATACGGGTGTTGATATCGCCTTCGATGGAGCCGCGAACGCCTACATTACCGGAACTTTCCAGGGCACTGCAGACTTCGATTTTTCACCTGCAGGTGTGGCAAACCGCACCGCCGCAACAGGTGGATCTGCGTTTGTTGCGAAAATTGGCTACTACGGTACCTTCCAGTGGGCGGAAGCCGTTGGTGGCACTTCGGAAGCCGGCAGCGTGGCCGTAGATCAACTAGGAAGCGTTTTTGTCGGCGGAACATACAATGGTACGGCTGACTTCAATCCTGCATTTAGTGTAGCCAATTACACGTCTGCAGCAGAATCCGGTTTCGTCTGGAAATTAAGCACCAATGGTATTTATCAGTGGGTCAATACCATTGAATCTACTGGCACCGTTGCGGTGCGTGGTCTGGCAACGGATGTGTTGGGCAACGTGATTGCCGTGGGCCGATATGAAGGCCAGACCGATTTCGACCCCACTGCCGGAACCACCGTGTTTAATGGTGGCAGTGGCAATGCCTTTGTCAGCAAATTCAGCCCCAACGGCCTCTGGAACTGGGTGCTGGCACCCAACCAAAGTGGCACCACTGCAGGGGCATTTTCGGAAGCCACTGCTGTGATGACCGATGCCGTCGGTAACATTTACGTCGGTGGGAATGCGAAAGGTAGTTACAATTTTCAGGTGCCCGGGGTTGATTTTAGTAGCAACTCTGGCAGCGTAGATGCATTCGTGCTGAAAACCAGCTTCAATGGCTATCCTTATTGGGTGCGTGGATTTGGTGGTGCCGGTGATGAAAATCTCACCGATCTGGCAGTCGATGATATTGGCAATACTCACTCTGCCATCAGTTTCACGGGAATTGCAGATTTCGATCCAGGGCAATACTACGTTCCTCTGAATGCAGGGACTGGCACCGATACAGCCGTGGTGCGGTTGAACACTTCCGGCAACCTGACCGGATTACGGCAAATCGGCTCGCTGGGTGGGGCGACAATCGCTACCGGATTGGCTTCGGATATTGCCGGGAATGTCTCGCTGATTGGGCAATTCACTGGCACCAGCGATTTTGACCCTGGGGTAGATAGTTTTGTGCTGAATGGTGGCACTGGCAGTGCCTTCATCAGTCGCTTGTTCTCGGCACCATTTTTGCCGCCTTCGACAACGTTGCCACCCGATGTCACGCCTGTCCCCACGCCGACACCGACGCCCACTCCAACACCCACACCCGTGCCAATCCCCACCAATCAGCCACCAGTTGTTACCAATATTGGTGGGCCTTACGTTCTGAATCAGGGCAACTCCCTGACCTTACGTGCGACCGCCAGTGACGTGGATAACCAGTTCCTGACTTACCAGTGGGATCTCAATGGTGATGGCGTTGCGGAGGCCACCGGTGCTCAGGTAACCTTCACAAATGCCGATCTGAATCGCCTCGGCCTGGGGCGGGCAGGGATCTACCTGATTACACTGCGGGTTTCTGACGGTACGAACGTCACCACCGCAACAACGACCGTACAGATCAACGCGGTAGCACCCACTGCCACCATTTTTGCCCCCAACCGCGTGGTGCGACGTGGGGTCCCCACGTTGTTCTGGTTCCGCACCGTGTCCGATCCTTCCAGCACCGATACTGCTGCCGGCTTCACCTACTCATACGATTTTAATGGTGATGGCACCTTCGATACGGTGGGAAGCTCTCCTTTTGCCTACTATGCCTATCAACTTAGTGGACAATACCGCGCGACGATGCGGATCACCGACCAAAGCGGTGCCTCCCGCGACTACCAGGTCACCGTCGTTGTTCGGTAAGGTGTATTACAGGTTCCATCAAGCACGCGAAACTTGTTTCATAGGTTAGCGATCGATTGTAAACTATTTGGCTGTAACCAGTTCACTTAACTAACAGATAGGAGGTACAGATGAATCCTGAATTCTTATCAGAAGCATTCTGGCAGCCATATTTTACATGTGAACCAAAGAATATCTCGAAAGACCAATTAAGTGCTCAGTTGGATAATCTTTCAAAAGATATCCCAGTGCGCGAAGAAACAGTTTCTTTCAAACACAACAACGAAGAAGTCTCCGTTACCTATCGTGTCGCAGAGTTTTCATTTTCCTGTGGACCAGTGTTTTCAATTAAGATCAATTATCAACCAGATGTGGATGGGTGTGACATCAGCATCTTTTTAGAAGATCGACGATCTTCAACAAAGCATACGATGGGTTGGTGGGATCTTGCGAGATGGCATCCTTACTGTTTGAAGTTTGAAGAGTTAGACGCACTCCTGGAGTACTGGGTTAGAAATGATCCACGCTGGGAAAACCGACACCTTCCGCTACTGTTGTTGTGCCATTTTGTTGGGCTTCCGGATGAAGATGCACGCCAGCAATTGCAAATCCAAACGGAAGAAGCAAAATTGGCACTCGGGTTACCAATTGCACTCAAAATACCCCTCAATGTGGCTGACGGAAACTACCGCTGGGAAAATGATGAAGAACTGGGATGGGTATTTACAAGCGATGAGTACTGCTGTTATTCGATCCGAAATCGGGCACATGCTGATTCTGATGAAGGCCAATTCCCATTCCTTGCCTTCCAGGAAATGATGTCCGAAATCAAAAAATAGGTGTTATTGGTTTGCGATTGTTTGCAACCAACGTGCATTTGTGGTAGCCTTACA is part of the Zavarzinella sp. genome and harbors:
- a CDS encoding DUF58 domain-containing protein gives rise to the protein MVTPTPTNLRIISQTGRKIVDARFFSREGVLWLLAAFGFLVVGVVKSINLVILLSYVMLGIWLLNLVQAGRSLHGIRAIRRAIPPLFAGEVGEWEILLTRQGTTRGDFLVVESYGGVSSAWWISGLSPGMNYTLAVRARFSRRGRYLIVPMLAMDGSPFGLVRRSNVVAEGDEIIVFPRPATVDLDRLRGLLRWTWARTDDERHQVRRMMETGLEIHGLREYRTGDGYRKIDWKATARTNKLIVREFEESTPSRILLIIEPYLQLPAEQPALEQLESLFSVAAGLTYEWRRPVGGALSLIIAGEKPVTIDGPPGPGMIPHMLRAMALEKGGPAGDITSALMELSRGALKSPVLVLTTHPQSPTAAAAQALLGRTVTVLTIDAQSDWFELSKE
- a CDS encoding PKD domain-containing protein — protein: MGNLRSTRLHLENLESRETPADLRYALAIPDIGIVGTPRVAADPLGNLYVSGTFQGSVNLNPAGGRYVLLSNGGTDAFAAKYSPQGQLIWARSFGGAGDDTGVDIAFDGAANAYITGTFQGTADFDFSPAGVANRTAATGGSAFVAKIGYYGTFQWAEAVGGTSEAGSVAVDQLGSVFVGGTYNGTADFNPAFSVANYTSAAESGFVWKLSTNGIYQWVNTIESTGTVAVRGLATDVLGNVIAVGRYEGQTDFDPTAGTTVFNGGSGNAFVSKFSPNGLWNWVLAPNQSGTTAGAFSEATAVMTDAVGNIYVGGNAKGSYNFQVPGVDFSSNSGSVDAFVLKTSFNGYPYWVRGFGGAGDENLTDLAVDDIGNTHSAISFTGIADFDPGQYYVPLNAGTGTDTAVVRLNTSGNLTGLRQIGSLGGATIATGLASDIAGNVSLIGQFTGTSDFDPGVDSFVLNGGTGSAFISRLFSAPFLPPSTTLPPDVTPVPTPTPTPTPTPTPVPIPTNQPPVVTNIGGPYVLNQGNSLTLRATASDVDNQFLTYQWDLNGDGVAEATGAQVTFTNADLNRLGLGRAGIYLITLRVSDGTNVTTATTTVQINAVAPTATIFAPNRVVRRGVPTLFWFRTVSDPSSTDTAAGFTYSYDFNGDGTFDTVGSSPFAYYAYQLSGQYRATMRITDQSGASRDYQVTVVVR